The region AGAATTAAAAAAGCCGAAGAATCAAATGCAAATATAAAAAGGCTTTTAAGAGAAAGAAATTTAGAAACTTCTAAATCCCCTTCAAATTAGTAGATAAAAACTACTCTTCTATACTCCAAGATAGTTTCTCTCCTGCAAACATAGGTACAACTAATTCATTGTTATATCTATAAGCATCAGGAACAAAAAAATCTTTTTTTATTAATTTTATTAATTTCTCTTTTGGTTTATAATTATAAATTTTTTGAGCATTTAAACTTACAAAACTATTTAAATTTTCTAATTTTCCATTTGTTTCAAAAAGATCCGCTAAAACTTGTAAAGCTATTGGCGAAGTGAAAACTCCTGCAGCACAGCCACAACACTCTTTTTTATGTTTTGGATGGGGTGCGGAATCGCTTCCAAACATTAGTTTTGGGTGAGCATTTAATGCAGCTTCTAATAAAGCACTTCTATCTTCTGGTCTTTTTGCAATTGGTTTACAAAAAAGATGTGGTTGCAACATTCCTCCAGCTACATCATCCAAAGTAATAAGTAAATGATGTAAAGTTACAGTTGCATATAAATTATCATATTTATCTAATAAGTTTACTGCATCTTTTGTTGTAATATGTTCCATAATAATTTTTAATTCTGGAAAGGAAGAAGCAATTGATTCATAAATTGGCATGAACTCTTTTTCTCTATCCATTACAAAACCATTTGTTTCCCCATGAATACATAAAGGAATTCCCAATTTACTCATTGTTTCTAAAGTTGGTCTTAATACTTCTACATCCATTGATGCTACACCAGTTTCAGAGTTTGTAGTAATACCCGCAGGATAAAGTTTGATTGCAATTATCTCATCTTTCATCTCTTCTAAAAATTCATATGAATAATCATTTTTAAAAAATAGAGTCATTTTAGGCTCAAATTCATCTTTACCACATGCTTCAATAATTCTTTGTTTATATGCTAATAAAGCCTCTTTTGTAGTTACAGGTGGTACTAAGTTTGGCATAACTAAAGCACCTGCAAATGTTTTTGAACTTAAAGGAGCAACAAGCTTTAACATCTCTTCATCTCTTAGATGAAGATGCATATCTAAAGCTGTATTTACAGTAAAAGTCTGCATATTATAATGCGTCCTCGTCTTCTTCACCTGTTCTAATTCTTACAGTTTTTTCAATTGCAGATACAAAAATTTTACCATCACCAATTTTTCCAGTTTTTGCAGAATTAATAATAAGATCTATAGTTGAATCTACATCATCTTCTGCAACAATTAATTCAATTTTAATTTTTGGTAAAAAATCAACTACATATTCTGCCCCTCTATATAATTCAGAGTGACCTTGTTGTCTACCATACCCTTTCACATCAGAAACAGTCATACCTGTTATCCCTGCTTGTGTTAATGCATCTTTTACATCTTCTAATTTAAATGGTTTAATTACTGCTTCAATTTTTTTCATAATAATCCTTTTTTTATATTTTTATATTTTAACTAAAAAAATTTAAAATAACTCTTGATTACAAAAGTAGTTTTAGAATGCCCTTTTAAATTCTGGATATGCTTCTAAACCACATTCATCTACATCTAGACCTTGCATCTCTTCATCTCTATCTGCTCGTAATGGAATTATAATATTAATAATATATAAAACAACAAAAGAAACAATAAATGCAAATACACCGACAACAACGACACCTTTTAATTGCCCTAAAAAGGTTATATCATCCCCATTGCTTGCGAAAATTCCTACAGCTAAAGTACCCCAAATACCATTTAAAAGATGTACAGATAAGGCTCCTACTGGGTCATCAAGTCTTAATTTATCAAATAATGATACACCAATTACAACAATAACTCCCCCTATTGCACCTATTAAAATTGGAGTATATATATTATATAAATCTGGTCCTGCTGTAATTGCAACTAAACCACCAAGTGCACCATTTAAAATCATTGTAATATCAAGTTTTTTATATAAAATATACATCAAAATACCAACAACAATAGCACCAGCAAGCCCTGCTGTATTTGTGTTCATTATAGTTAATGCAACAGCATCTGCTGCTTCTTTTGAAGAAATTGAACCTACACTTCCACCATTAAAGCCAAACCACCCAATCCATAAAAGGAAGGCTCCTAATGTTACTAAAGGAATATTTGAAGCGGGAATTACTCTTACTCCACCCTCTTTTGTATATCTTCCATGTCTAGAACCAATAATTAATATTGCAGCTAAAAGAGCCCATCCACCTGTCGAATGGATTACTGTTGAACCTGCTAAGTCATACATACTTATATCTAAAAATGTACCTTCAAGCATATCACTTCCCCATGACCAATTTACTACTGTAGGGTAAATAAAACCACCCATTATAACTGTGAATAATGCTAAAGGAATCACTTTTGCTCTCTCACTAACTCCACCTGACATTATATTTATAACTTTTCCTACAAATGCCATTTGGAATAAAAATGCTGCCCATTTAGACATTGCATCACTACCAAAATCTCCAAAAGCTATTGAATATCCAACTAATAAAAATGCTAATGAAGCAATTGCATAAATCATAGTGTTAACCATTAGTACAGCTGAAACATTTTTTGTTCTAACAAGTCCAGCTTCTAACATAGCAAAACCTGGAACCATAAAGATAATTAGTGTCATTGCAAAAATTGCAAAAAAAGTATCAATAACATAACTTATCGATTGTAAGTCCATATTTAAATCCTCGCTTTCTCTGATTGGCGAGTATTATATATTTTTTTTAAGAATTTAAAAAGTAGTCTTTTGTATATTTTATATACAGATATATAAAGAGTGTATAGAAGTGGAGAAAATCTCCATCTTCTAAAAAAAGTTATACAGCTTCAGAACCTCTTTGTTCTGTTCTAATTCTAACAACTTCATCAACTGAAGTAACGAATATTTTACCATCACCAATTTTTCCAGTTTTTGCAGCTTCAACAATTACATTAATTGTAGAATCTACATCTTCTTCATTAACGATAACTTCAATTTTAATTTTAGCTAAGAAATCAACCACATACTCAGCCCCTCTGTATAATTCAGAGTGACCTTGTTGTCTACCATATCCCTTTACATCAGATACAGTCATACCTGCGATTCCATTTTCAACTAATGCTTCTTTAACATCTTCAAGTTTAAACGGTTTAATAATTGCTTCTATTTTCTTCATTATATAATCCTACCTATCTTATTAAGCTTTTTTGAACTCTGGGTAACACTCTAATCCAGTTTCGTGGATATCAAGTCCAGTAATTTCAGTCTCTTCATCTACTCTTAATCCCATGATAACATCTAAAATCTTCCATACAATAAATGATACGATGAATACAAATGCACCAATAACAACAACACCTTTGATTTGAGCAAGGATTGTTACATCTGGATTAAAGATACCAACTGCGATTGTTCCCCAGATACCAGCTACTAAGTGAACTGATAATGCACCAACTGGATCATCAATTTTTAACTTATCGAAGAATGGTACAGCAAATACTACAAGAGCACCACCAACAAGACCTTCAATAAATGCAACTAACATACCTAAGTCTGGACCAGCTGTACAAGATACAAGACCAGCTAAAGCACCATTTAACACCATAGTTAAATCAACTTTTTTGTATAGAAGTTGAGTTAATAAAGCAGCCATAACAGCACCAGCTGCAGCAGCCATATTTGTATCGGCAACAACTAAAGCTATTCCATCAATATCAGCTTTTGAACCTAATGCTAATTGAGAACCACCATTAAATCCAAACCATCCCATCCATAAAATAAATGTACCTAATGTAGCAAGTGTTAAGTTTGAACCAGGAATTGGTCTTACTTTACCATCTTTAGAATATTTACCTTTTCTAGCACCTAAGATTAATACACCAGCTAATGCTGCCCATCCACCAACAGAGTGAACAATTGTAGAACCAGCGAAGTCAGAGAATCCTGCGATTAATCCACCTAACTCAGTTCCACCCCATGTCCAGTGACCTTGGATTGGATAAATTACACCACTTAAAACAACAACAAAAATTAAGAATGGCCATAACTTCATTCTTTCAGCAATTGTTCCTGAGATTACAGAAGCTGCAGTTGCAACGAACATAACTTGGAAGAAGAAGTCAGCTGCTGCTGGATAAGAAGCATCAGCTGCACTTTCCATTGAAATTGTTGAGAAGCTTCCCATGAAAGCCGAACCATCACCGTACATTAAATTGTAACCAATAAAATAGTACATAATACAAGATATTGCAAATAATGCGATATTCTTAGTTAATACTGTCGCGTTATTCTTTGATCTTGTTAAACCTGATTCTAGCATTGCAAAACCTGCTGCCATCCACATTACTAATACACCAGAAAACACAAATAGAAAACCATCTAATATGTATTTTAAGTCGTTAAAATTTTCCATATTTTTCCTTTTCCAAAATAAATATGCTGAAATTGTATCAGATATATAAATCATTTTTTCAGTTATTGTGTATATATTTTATACAGTATTATATTAAATATATTGATTATTCTACCAATAGTAGCGTATTTATGGTATTTCTAAAAATATTACATTTTTGTAGATTAGTTTATTAGTTTTTTTAATTATTGAACAGATTTTTATTTTTTAGATAATTGTTTAAAATTTATACATATATTTTATATACAGTGTGATATAATAT is a window of Halarcobacter sp. DNA encoding:
- a CDS encoding ammonium transporter; translated protein: MDLQSISYVIDTFFAIFAMTLIIFMVPGFAMLEAGLVRTKNVSAVLMVNTMIYAIASLAFLLVGYSIAFGDFGSDAMSKWAAFLFQMAFVGKVINIMSGGVSERAKVIPLALFTVIMGGFIYPTVVNWSWGSDMLEGTFLDISMYDLAGSTVIHSTGGWALLAAILIIGSRHGRYTKEGGVRVIPASNIPLVTLGAFLLWIGWFGFNGGSVGSISSKEAADAVALTIMNTNTAGLAGAIVVGILMYILYKKLDITMILNGALGGLVAITAGPDLYNIYTPILIGAIGGVIVVIGVSLFDKLRLDDPVGALSVHLLNGIWGTLAVGIFASNGDDITFLGQLKGVVVVGVFAFIVSFVVLYIINIIIPLRADRDEEMQGLDVDECGLEAYPEFKRAF
- the amt gene encoding ammonium transporter — encoded protein: MENFNDLKYILDGFLFVFSGVLVMWMAAGFAMLESGLTRSKNNATVLTKNIALFAISCIMYYFIGYNLMYGDGSAFMGSFSTISMESAADASYPAAADFFFQVMFVATAASVISGTIAERMKLWPFLIFVVVLSGVIYPIQGHWTWGGTELGGLIAGFSDFAGSTIVHSVGGWAALAGVLILGARKGKYSKDGKVRPIPGSNLTLATLGTFILWMGWFGFNGGSQLALGSKADIDGIALVVADTNMAAAAGAVMAALLTQLLYKKVDLTMVLNGALAGLVSCTAGPDLGMLVAFIEGLVGGALVVFAVPFFDKLKIDDPVGALSVHLVAGIWGTIAVGIFNPDVTILAQIKGVVVIGAFVFIVSFIVWKILDVIMGLRVDEETEITGLDIHETGLECYPEFKKA
- a CDS encoding P-II family nitrogen regulator codes for the protein MKKIEAIIKPFKLEDVKEALVENGIAGMTVSDVKGYGRQQGHSELYRGAEYVVDFLAKIKIEVIVNEEDVDSTINVIVEAAKTGKIGDGKIFVTSVDEVVRIRTEQRGSEAV
- the pyrC gene encoding dihydroorotase, translated to MQTFTVNTALDMHLHLRDEEMLKLVAPLSSKTFAGALVMPNLVPPVTTKEALLAYKQRIIEACGKDEFEPKMTLFFKNDYSYEFLEEMKDEIIAIKLYPAGITTNSETGVASMDVEVLRPTLETMSKLGIPLCIHGETNGFVMDREKEFMPIYESIASSFPELKIIMEHITTKDAVNLLDKYDNLYATVTLHHLLITLDDVAGGMLQPHLFCKPIAKRPEDRSALLEAALNAHPKLMFGSDSAPHPKHKKECCGCAAGVFTSPIALQVLADLFETNGKLENLNSFVSLNAQKIYNYKPKEKLIKLIKKDFFVPDAYRYNNELVVPMFAGEKLSWSIEE
- a CDS encoding P-II family nitrogen regulator produces the protein MKKIEAVIKPFKLEDVKDALTQAGITGMTVSDVKGYGRQQGHSELYRGAEYVVDFLPKIKIELIVAEDDVDSTIDLIINSAKTGKIGDGKIFVSAIEKTVRIRTGEEDEDAL